The sequence below is a genomic window from Rhizobium gallicum bv. gallicum R602sp.
TGCCTTACGAGGGACGGTGGCGCAAGTGTGAGCGGCGCGGGGCAGGCAAACCAAGCGCTAGCGACGCTGTGCCGAGTGATGCTCGCTCCGGCACGGCAGCCAAGCGGGATGAAACTGATCTTCGAGCACCGATGCAACCCTCTCGCCGGCACGGTCTACGCCCGGACCATTGCCGCCGTCTGCCAGCTCATCGAGACGGCGACTAGGGCCCACGACAAGCCGGCGTTCAGACTTGCGACCACGCTCCTTGACGCAGGCAGGTCTGAGCGAAAGCGTCGCCTGGGAACGCCTCTTCGGCCGGGTGGTCGCGTTCAATCGGAAGCTCAGGCGGCCACCGCGCGATCAAGGGTCCCTTCGGGCGGGCGATATGTTGCGGGCGCTCCTGGGCAGATGCCGCACTCGTTGCTGCCGCAAGGCCTCACACAATCTATACGATCGTATAGCTTGCGATGCCTTGGTCGCCGTCAGATACTAAACCCATCCATTCAAGCGCGCCACAACGCCAATTCGGTACAGCGCCGATCGGCGAAGTCGGGAGGCGGCAGTGCCAACCAAGAAACCTCTGATTGCGATCGTCGACGACGACGAGTCGATGCGCGAGGCTATCAAGGGGCTCATGAGGTCGATGGGATTTGACGCCGAGACCTTTTCATCCGCGGATAATTTCTTGAGGTTCCCCCATATCCGCTGCACGGCCTGCCTGGTGACGGACATCAATATGCCCGGAATGAGCGGGCTCGATCTGCACCGCCGGCTCGTCGCGCTGGGCAAGAGCATTCCGACTGTTTTGATCACCGCCTTTCCGGAAAAGAATGTGCGCGCGTCTGCCTTGGGCGCGGACATCGTCGGCTGCCTGACAAAACCGTTTGGTGAAAAGGTTTTGCTTGATTGCATCGGCTCTGCGCTAGCTCTCAGCAACAATGGCGAAAGCGGTTCATGAGGTCGCAAAAAAGTCCCCTCTGAGTTATCGAAACGTCGCCAAATCCATATTTGCGTCAATAAAGCTGCTAGGTCGGCCAACTGGCGGGAACTCGAGGTCCGCAATGCCTTGGCTCGTCGACAAGCGCTTGCGCGAATCGGCTAGAATCGTTGCAAGTGACTTCAGAATAGGGAGGAAAAACCAGCCGATCCAAACACTCCCACCGGGCCTTCGGCGCGGACTTTGATCTTTTCAATCCTATCAGCCGGGTCTCCAATCTGGAATAGCCACTGCGATCTGCGCCAAAGCCTCGCAGGGTAAGGCTTCCTGCGCATCTGCAATCCCCCACCGAGGAAGTTTAAGCGCGACAGCTTCCGGCAATCTGGTGGAGCGGGTTAAACCAAAGGCGGAAGTCAGCATGCCTAGAATTCAGAAAGTCTTCCGCAAGTATTATGGACCGAGATAACGCTTGGGACTAGCTTCAAAGGTGCCAACTGAAGGGAAATGCCCGCAACCAAAGGAAGCGCAGTATGACTGAGACGCTGGAGCAGAATGATCCTGCCATCGAAGAACTGATGAAAGACGCAATAACCAGTTACATGCTGGACAGTTTCGAAGTCGAGGATCGGTTGAAGGCAGCAGTCCAGAAGATCGCCTCGGAACTGCTTGCTGAAGAGCTGGCTGTTCTGAGGGAGAAGGCTGCGAAGGCCAAGTCGTGCTATATCCAGGTCGGAGATGTGTTGACACCGGCCTAAGGTCGGTCGGATATTCCCAGCCTCGGGTAGGGGAGGTGTCCTACGAGCGCTGCACCCCAATCCCGGGCAATGATGATTTGAGTGCGGAAATCACCCGCTCGGTCGCCAGCAAAACATCAGCCCCAATACGAGCATCCTCGCCAAAATGTCAGCAGGTCGCCGAGCGCGAGCCTTGGGACATTTATTCGGCAGGCCGAGGCCCCACCCACACGCCCGCTGGTATCGCGGGGATACTATTCGCCAATCCGTCGAGCATGCCTTGCAAGACGCTCTCGGTCAGCGCCTCCACTTTGTCGCTGGGGCCGACGAGGCGGTCTACCAGCAGCAAAGTGAGACCATGCATTTGCGACCAGAAAATTAGAATGGCACCGTCAATCTTGCGTGTATTTGCGGCCGTGTTCGCAATGAGCCGCCCGAGCGCCCCGTCGCTTATCGCGTCCACCAGAAGCGCTTTCATGTTCTCTGCCGCAGTTCTTTCGACAGCAGGGCGCCCATTGTCCTGACCGGTAAGGTAGCCGCCGAACATCAATCTGTAGAGCGCAGGATTATTGACGCCGCCGCAAACATAAGCGCGCGCTATAGCTGCCAGCCGCTCTCGCGGACTGTCGAGTTCCTTCGTCGCGTCGGTCATCTGCTTTGCAAGGAGCTCGAACCCTACCGCCGAGACGGCCGCCAGCAATTCGCGCTTGTCGGCGAAGTGTTTGTAAGGGGCGTTATGGCTGACGCCCGCTCGACGGGCGAGTTCCCGAAG
It includes:
- a CDS encoding response regulator transcription factor, which produces MPTKKPLIAIVDDDESMREAIKGLMRSMGFDAETFSSADNFLRFPHIRCTACLVTDINMPGMSGLDLHRRLVALGKSIPTVLITAFPEKNVRASALGADIVGCLTKPFGEKVLLDCIGSALALSNNGESGS
- a CDS encoding TetR/AcrR family transcriptional regulator → MTKDMSSTEPRPYHHGDLHRAIVRAALDVLSESQTTEFSLRELARRAGVSHNAPYKHFADKRELLAAVSAVGFELLAKQMTDATKELDSPRERLAAIARAYVCGGVNNPALYRLMFGGYLTGQDNGRPAVERTAAENMKALLVDAISDGALGRLIANTAANTRKIDGAILIFWSQMHGLTLLLVDRLVGPSDKVEALTESVLQGMLDGLANSIPAIPAGVWVGPRPAE